In Musa acuminata AAA Group cultivar baxijiao chromosome BXJ2-10, Cavendish_Baxijiao_AAA, whole genome shotgun sequence, a genomic segment contains:
- the LOC135624327 gene encoding E3 ubiquitin-protein ligase RSL1-like, whose product MSEADDLDILVSSQHRKLMAAAAAESDLEFAFRLQMEEAMTASLALHPSHRPSSSRPSSSTAAAATSSSALPPIIAASAGGKVDDDDDDEGLAQVMRLQALELERFHLERKDSDRCQEELRRIADDLRRCAHDERFAREILEMPEDEWEEYGDEFERPIEAARIVDEPTFRLYFKGMASRVLVKDAWVHLAAIGVAVCDHKDNPVLKIQKPVPVSAAGTCREVLEAKALVEGLNAVISLGIKRLRVFCDYRTLYNHVKGIWGIKKIKLANMINQVHMLQRKFEKCQIFLLPRCRVRFAFRLARDVLDSQLSKNVDLVGLKALRETCNICLEVNDSSEMFAVDGCLHRFCFSCMKQHVEVKLHHGILPGCPQDGCEVKLDTEGARKFLPPRLLEIMGQRLKEASIPATERVYCPYPRCSALMSRSEAICPQLESSFKKVNVDASGLRKCSKCNGSFCIRCKVPWHERLSCSDFKRLNPHLHPEETKLQSLAKQKLWRQCVKCNHMIELTEGCFHMTCRCGYEFCYTCGAEWKNKTQTCKCPLFEYESDEDSELDDDEDGDEDYEEDEDYDDSDYDDDYYGNYRRLF is encoded by the exons ATGAGCGAGGCGGACGACCTCGACATCCTCGTCTCCAGCCAACACCGGAAGCtcatggccgccgccgccgcggagtCCGACCTCGAATTCGCCTTTCGCCTACAGATGGAGGAGGCCATGACCGCCTCCCTCGCCCTCCATCCCTCCCATCGCCCCTCTTCCTCCcgcccctcctcctccaccgccgccgccgccacctcctcctccgccttgcCGCCGATCATCGCTGCATCTGCCGGTGGTAAagtagacgacgacgacgacgacgaaggccTCGCCCAAGTCATGCGCCTGCAGGCCCTCGAGCTAGAGCGCTTCCACCTAGAGAGAAAGGACAGCGACCGGTGCCAGGAAGAGCTCCGCCGCATCGCCGACGATCTCCGCCGCTGCGCCCACGACGAGCGCTTCGCCCGCGAGATCCTCGAGATGCCCGAGGACGAGTGGGAGGAGTATGGCGACGAGTTCGAGCGACCGATTGAGGCGGCCCGCATCGTGGACGAGCCCACCTTCCGCCTCTATTTCAAGGGCATGGCCAGCCGGGTCCTCGTGAAGGACGCCTGGGTCCACCTCGCCGCGATTGGGGTTGCCGTTTGCGATCACAAAGACAATCCGGTGCTGAAGATCCAGAAACCGGTGCCGGTCTCGGCCGCTGGGACTTGTCGCGAGGTTTTGGAGGCGAAAGCGCTGGTCGAGGGCCTGAACGCGGTCATCTCGTTGGGCATCAAGAGGCTTCGCGTGTTCTGCGACTACAGGACGCTCTACAATCAT GTTAAAGGTATATGGGGCATTAAAAAGATTAAACTTGCCAACATGATCAATCAAGTCCACATGCTCCAGAGAAAATTTGAAAAATGCCAAATATTTTTGCTGCCACGTTGCCGTGTCAGATTTGCATTCAGATTAGCAAGGGATGTCTTAGACTCTCAGCTGTCCAAGAATGTGGACCTAGTTGGCCTCAAAGCTCTGAGGGAGACATGCAATATCTGTTTGGAAGTTAACGATTCTTCTGAAATGTTTGCTGTGGATGGTTGTTTGCACAGGTTTTGTTTCTCCTGTATGAAACAGCATGTCGAAGTTAAACTGCATCATGGAATACTACCTGGTTGTCCACAAGATGGCTGCGAAGTGAAGCTTGATACAGAAGGTGCTAGGAAATTTTTACCACCTAGATTACTAGAAATTATGGGTCAGCGTCTAAAGGAGGCATCAATACCTGCAACTGAAAGAGTTTACTGCCCATACCCTAGGTGCTCAGCTCTGATGTCAAGAAGTGAAGCAATTTGCCCTCAGTTGGAGTCTTCTTTTAAGAAAGTGAATGTTGATGCATCTGGATTAAGGAAATGTAGCAAATGCAATGGTTCTTTTTGCATTAGGTGTAAGGTTCCTTGGCATGAGAGACTATCATGCTCTGACTTCAAGAGGTTAAATCCACATCTCCATCCAGAAGAGACAAAGTTACAATCCCTTGCAAAGCAAAAGTTATGGCGCCAGTGTGTTAAGTGCAACCACATGATTGAACTGACAGAAGGTTGTTTTCACATGACATGCAG GTGTGGATACGAATTCTGTTACACCTGTGGGGCTGAATGGAAGAACAAAACCCAAACATGTAAGTGCCCATTGTTCGAGTATGAATCTGATGAGGATTCAGAATTGGACGATGATGAAGATGGAGACGAGGATTATGAGGAGGATGAGGACTACGATGATTCTGATTACGACGATGACTATTATGGGAATTACAGGCGCCTGTTTTAG